In one window of Corallococcus macrosporus DNA:
- a CDS encoding GAF domain-containing protein, which produces MAEVTLDLRGQPKTEAYAELKTHALAILEGVDDDICAMATMSCLLHNAFGHLWTGFYRVVTPGKLLRVGPYQGTLGCLEITFGKGVCGTSAAKGETVVVPDVHAFPGHITCDGRSASEIVVPVFGRNRELLAVLDIDSEHKNTFDDVDRAALEDLMSWFQHRTA; this is translated from the coding sequence ATGGCCGAAGTCACCCTGGATCTGCGCGGTCAGCCCAAGACCGAGGCATACGCGGAGTTGAAGACGCACGCGCTCGCCATCCTCGAAGGCGTGGACGACGACATCTGCGCGATGGCGACGATGAGCTGCCTGCTGCACAACGCCTTCGGCCACCTGTGGACGGGCTTCTACCGGGTGGTGACGCCCGGGAAGCTGCTGCGCGTGGGCCCCTACCAGGGGACGCTCGGGTGCCTGGAGATCACCTTCGGCAAGGGCGTGTGCGGCACGTCCGCGGCGAAGGGGGAGACGGTGGTGGTGCCAGACGTGCACGCCTTCCCGGGCCACATCACCTGCGACGGGCGCTCCGCGTCGGAGATCGTCGTGCCGGTGTTCGGGCGCAACCGCGAGTTGCTCGCGGTGCTCGACATCGACTCCGAGCACAAGAACACCTTCGACGACGTGGACCGCGCGGCGCTGGAGGACCTGATGTCCTGGTTCCAGCACCGCACGGCCTGA
- a CDS encoding deoxynucleoside kinase: MARKKFIAIAGNIGAGKTELTSFLCRKYGLTPSFEPNDQNPYLADFYKDMKTWAFRSQLFFLTHKFRLHRELERTPGTVLQDRTLYEDAEIFAKNLHRQRLIDKRDWSTYWELYQTISQSLRPPDLMIYLRCPVVTLKERIRLRGRTMEKDIPTAYLKRLNALYEEWFGGYSLSPVLVLGTDKLDYLTNLVDRVDLFRQIEKHL; this comes from the coding sequence GTGGCCAGGAAAAAGTTCATCGCCATCGCGGGCAACATCGGGGCCGGAAAGACGGAGCTCACGTCCTTCCTGTGCCGGAAGTACGGCCTCACGCCGTCCTTCGAGCCCAATGACCAGAACCCCTACCTCGCGGATTTCTACAAGGACATGAAGACGTGGGCGTTCCGCTCGCAGCTCTTCTTCCTGACGCACAAGTTCCGCCTGCACCGGGAACTCGAGCGGACGCCCGGCACCGTGCTCCAGGACCGGACGCTCTATGAGGACGCGGAAATCTTCGCGAAGAACCTCCACCGCCAGCGGCTCATCGACAAGCGCGACTGGTCCACGTACTGGGAGCTGTACCAGACCATCTCCCAGTCGCTCCGGCCGCCCGACCTGATGATCTACCTGCGCTGCCCGGTGGTCACCCTCAAGGAGCGCATCCGCCTGCGCGGGCGCACCATGGAGAAGGACATCCCGACCGCGTACCTCAAGCGCCTCAACGCCCTCTACGAGGAGTGGTTCGGGGGCTACTCGCTGTCGCCGGTGCTGGTGCTGGGGACGGACAAGCTGGACTACCTCACCAACCTGGTGGACCGCGTGGACCTCTTCCGACAGATCGAGAAGCACCTGTGA
- a CDS encoding EamA family transporter, whose product MSTSSPAVAAPARLLSTSDVAMIAVVVVWGTNYTLVKDALDGMPPRAFMSLRFGLAALAMGLVLFAVEGHKPMPWRTFLRLTALGFVGNTLYQLFFIEGLARTTAANSGMLTAVSPVVTAALGAALGVERLRRPVLAGLSLAVVGMLLVVGARGPNLGAATWTGDALILCSSLCWAIYTVGTRAVGTDVSALRVTAITMLTGAPGVVLAGASQVIALDTSRVSAAGWVALVYSALVPLVLAYFVWFRSVQQVGTNRTTLYGTGIPVVAALTAWAIRGERPTLLQIVGAALILTGVLISRRKDTAVTKA is encoded by the coding sequence GTGAGCACCTCGTCGCCCGCGGTCGCAGCGCCTGCCCGTCTCCTCTCCACCTCCGACGTCGCGATGATCGCCGTCGTGGTCGTCTGGGGGACGAACTACACCCTCGTGAAGGACGCGCTGGACGGCATGCCGCCCCGGGCCTTCATGTCGCTGCGCTTCGGGCTCGCGGCGCTCGCGATGGGGCTGGTGCTGTTCGCGGTGGAGGGCCACAAGCCGATGCCGTGGAGGACGTTCCTGCGGCTCACCGCGCTGGGGTTCGTGGGCAACACGCTGTACCAGCTGTTCTTCATCGAGGGCCTCGCGCGCACCACGGCGGCCAACAGCGGGATGCTCACGGCGGTGAGCCCCGTGGTGACGGCGGCGCTGGGCGCGGCGCTGGGTGTCGAGCGGCTGCGGCGCCCCGTCCTCGCGGGGCTCTCCCTCGCGGTCGTGGGGATGCTGCTCGTGGTGGGAGCGCGAGGCCCGAACCTGGGCGCGGCGACGTGGACGGGCGACGCGCTGATTCTCTGCAGCTCGCTGTGCTGGGCCATCTACACGGTGGGCACGCGCGCGGTGGGCACGGACGTGTCCGCGCTGCGCGTCACCGCCATCACCATGCTGACGGGAGCCCCGGGCGTGGTGCTGGCCGGAGCCTCCCAGGTCATCGCGCTGGACACGTCGCGAGTGAGCGCCGCGGGCTGGGTCGCGCTCGTGTACTCGGCGCTGGTGCCGCTGGTGCTCGCGTACTTCGTGTGGTTCCGCAGCGTGCAGCAGGTGGGCACCAACCGCACGACGCTCTACGGCACGGGCATCCCCGTGGTCGCCGCCCTCACCGCCTGGGCCATTCGCGGCGAGCGCCCCACCCTGCTCCAGATTGTCGGCGCGGCGCTCATCCTCACGGGCGTGCTGATCAGCCGCCGCAAGGACACCGCCGTCACGAAGGCCTGA
- a CDS encoding pseudouridine-5'-phosphate glycosidase — MDFRYSDEVRRAKDSGQPLVALETSVVAQGLPYPDNLAAARACEEAVRRAGAVPAPIAMVDGEVWIGLEDAALRRLAEGKEKLLKLGSRDLAVAMATRASGGTTVSATCELAAAAGIHVFSTGGIGGVHRGASEHWDISQDIAALSRFPVAVVCAGAKSVLDLPKTMELLETAGVPVIGVGTNELPSFYSRESGISLEHRADDAETAARIAHARFDVLGQGGVLYTVPPPAEAALGRNDVELHIASALADADRQGVRGKAVTPFLLGEMAKRTGGKSLKTNLALLENNARFAGALAVAYARLAKR, encoded by the coding sequence ATGGACTTCCGCTATTCGGACGAGGTGCGGCGCGCGAAGGACTCCGGGCAGCCGCTGGTGGCGCTGGAGACGAGCGTCGTCGCGCAGGGCCTGCCGTATCCCGACAACCTGGCCGCCGCTCGCGCGTGCGAGGAGGCCGTGCGCCGCGCCGGCGCCGTGCCCGCGCCCATCGCCATGGTGGACGGTGAGGTGTGGATCGGCCTGGAGGACGCCGCGCTGCGCCGGCTGGCCGAAGGGAAGGAGAAGCTCCTCAAGCTGGGCTCGCGCGACCTGGCCGTGGCGATGGCCACCCGCGCCAGCGGCGGCACCACCGTGAGCGCCACGTGCGAGCTGGCCGCGGCGGCGGGCATCCACGTCTTCTCCACCGGCGGCATCGGCGGCGTGCACCGGGGCGCCTCCGAGCACTGGGACATCTCCCAGGACATCGCGGCGCTGTCCCGCTTCCCCGTCGCCGTGGTGTGCGCGGGAGCCAAGTCCGTGCTGGACCTGCCCAAGACGATGGAGCTGCTGGAGACGGCGGGCGTGCCCGTCATCGGCGTGGGCACGAACGAGCTGCCGTCCTTCTACAGCCGCGAGTCCGGCATCTCCCTGGAGCACCGCGCGGACGACGCGGAGACCGCCGCGCGCATCGCCCACGCGCGCTTCGACGTGCTGGGGCAGGGCGGGGTGCTCTACACCGTGCCGCCCCCGGCGGAGGCCGCGCTGGGCCGCAACGACGTGGAGCTGCACATCGCGTCGGCGCTGGCGGACGCGGACCGCCAGGGCGTGCGCGGCAAGGCCGTGACGCCGTTCCTCCTGGGCGAGATGGCGAAGCGCACCGGGGGCAAGAGCCTCAAGACGAACCTGGCGCTCCTGGAGAACAACGCGCGCTTCGCGGGGGCGCTGGCCGTGGCCTACGCCCGCCTCGCGAAGCGCTGA
- a CDS encoding Sir2 family NAD-dependent protein deacetylase — protein sequence MEPLVLDSRTRLLVLTGAGVSAESGVPTFRGMNGLWENHPVEAVASPQGFEANPALVWRFYSQRRAGAADVKPNPGHDALVRWEQHLGDRFLLATQNVDGLHTKAGSQRVVDMHGNLFRTKCADCSREPFADTTVHPSGTVPKCDNCGGRLRPDIVWFGEMLDPKDLARIGEFITRQDGTRLVFLAAGTSGAVWPAAGLVDEVRSVRGDTWLVNYESAANTERFHHFVQGQSGQVLPTLAKLA from the coding sequence GTGGAACCGCTCGTCCTGGATTCGCGAACCCGTCTGCTCGTGCTCACCGGTGCTGGAGTCTCCGCGGAGAGCGGGGTGCCCACCTTCCGGGGCATGAACGGGCTGTGGGAGAACCACCCCGTGGAGGCCGTGGCATCCCCCCAGGGCTTCGAGGCGAACCCCGCGCTCGTCTGGCGCTTCTACTCGCAGCGCCGCGCTGGGGCCGCGGACGTGAAGCCCAACCCGGGCCATGACGCGCTGGTGCGCTGGGAGCAGCACCTGGGCGACCGCTTCCTGCTGGCCACCCAGAACGTGGACGGCCTGCACACGAAGGCAGGCAGCCAGCGCGTGGTGGACATGCACGGCAACCTCTTCCGCACGAAGTGCGCGGACTGCTCGCGCGAGCCCTTCGCCGACACCACGGTGCACCCGTCGGGCACCGTGCCGAAGTGCGACAACTGCGGCGGCCGGCTGCGGCCGGACATCGTCTGGTTCGGGGAGATGCTGGACCCCAAGGACCTGGCGCGCATCGGCGAGTTCATCACGCGCCAGGACGGCACGCGGCTGGTGTTCCTGGCCGCGGGGACGTCCGGCGCGGTGTGGCCGGCGGCGGGACTGGTGGACGAGGTGCGCTCCGTGCGCGGGGACACGTGGCTCGTGAACTACGAGTCCGCCGCGAACACGGAGCGCTTCCACCACTTCGTCCAGGGACAGAGCGGGCAGGTGCTGCCCACCCTGGCGAAGCTCGCCTGA
- a CDS encoding two-component regulator propeller domain-containing protein: protein MSLLSAGCNDGSPTVEPGGEEPVVDPTDGNEVPTLPPPGSLPDSGTLPPDEDGGTPDAGETPDAGTTPDPDAGTGETPNAGPWPTDAVLDYTRSYGVGKPQSVGVDEGLNLWFLDGRRIGVLRPGDTAPTWTTGVGQAREPFGPEAFATGSTVICGGAAGRAYVGYAANEMKRAEGIEQRTYIPWKGEAGYSPERFAEYMKGDLDAVRVQPDGSVALEEHLWRTTGASNKDRQAGIHNTNDFHYEEDRSVLNCARVTRGRDRGDLYITTNHGVTRIQGLTYNSHRHPGWYLYENGSEWGSLQCPYMHGLGIAPNGDVLVANEQMLGVLVPSPKLEEWDREFTWEGPTPWKFKSFNEQLNGQATDDYWRAFEQVSSGRYYLGSAEYGVWALTPKSRSAGNWSKVAGLPTNRIQSLKATDDGALYIGTNGAGLWRLEADGTTLAPVKEVSGQRVLQMVYEPTVKPSMLLVLTDQGLTVLRGP, encoded by the coding sequence ATGTCTTTGCTGTCGGCCGGTTGCAACGACGGGTCGCCAACAGTCGAGCCAGGTGGGGAAGAGCCTGTCGTTGATCCCACCGACGGAAACGAAGTTCCCACGCTCCCCCCTCCGGGTTCTCTACCGGACTCCGGCACGCTCCCCCCTGACGAAGACGGAGGCACTCCCGACGCGGGCGAAACTCCCGACGCGGGGACGACGCCGGATCCGGATGCCGGCACTGGCGAGACGCCCAACGCGGGCCCGTGGCCCACGGACGCGGTGCTCGACTACACGCGCTCGTATGGCGTCGGCAAACCGCAGAGCGTCGGCGTCGATGAGGGATTGAACCTCTGGTTCCTCGACGGCCGCCGCATCGGCGTGCTTCGCCCGGGCGATACCGCTCCCACGTGGACCACGGGCGTCGGCCAGGCGCGCGAGCCGTTTGGCCCGGAGGCCTTCGCCACCGGCTCCACGGTCATCTGCGGCGGAGCCGCCGGACGCGCCTACGTGGGCTACGCCGCCAACGAGATGAAGCGCGCCGAGGGCATCGAGCAGCGCACGTACATCCCCTGGAAGGGCGAGGCGGGCTACTCGCCCGAGCGCTTCGCCGAGTACATGAAGGGGGACCTCGACGCCGTCCGCGTCCAACCGGACGGAAGCGTCGCGCTCGAGGAGCACCTGTGGCGCACCACCGGCGCGTCGAACAAGGACCGTCAGGCGGGCATCCACAACACCAATGACTTCCACTACGAGGAGGACCGCTCCGTCCTCAACTGCGCTCGCGTGACGCGCGGCCGCGACCGCGGTGACCTCTACATCACCACCAACCACGGCGTGACGCGCATCCAGGGGCTCACCTACAACAGCCACCGCCACCCGGGCTGGTACCTCTACGAGAACGGCTCGGAGTGGGGCTCGCTGCAGTGTCCCTACATGCACGGCCTGGGCATCGCGCCCAACGGTGACGTCCTCGTGGCCAACGAGCAGATGCTCGGCGTGCTCGTGCCCAGCCCGAAGCTGGAGGAGTGGGACCGCGAGTTCACCTGGGAAGGCCCCACGCCCTGGAAGTTCAAGAGCTTCAACGAGCAACTCAACGGGCAGGCCACGGACGACTACTGGCGCGCCTTCGAGCAGGTCTCCTCGGGCCGCTACTACCTGGGCAGCGCGGAGTACGGCGTCTGGGCGCTGACGCCGAAGTCCCGCTCCGCGGGCAACTGGTCGAAGGTCGCGGGCCTGCCCACCAACCGCATCCAGTCGCTCAAGGCGACGGACGACGGCGCGCTCTACATCGGCACCAACGGCGCGGGCCTCTGGCGGCTGGAGGCCGACGGCACCACGCTGGCCCCGGTGAAGGAGGTGTCCGGCCAGCGCGTCCTGCAGATGGTCTACGAGCCCACCGTGAAGCCCAGCATGCTGCTGGTCCTCACCGACCAGGGACTCACGGTCCTCCGGGGGCCGTGA
- a CDS encoding FHA domain-containing protein, with protein sequence MPALLLLTGPSAGRRYEVVSQLTLGRSPSCDIPLEDDQVSRRHAQLFLDTVAGQVRLRDLGSTNGTLLNGQRLALQEEAVLRPGDRMRVGATIAVYEPPPVSIVDEPSGAPAQEPEHVPIEEVLPHVGAAAAMYSAGTALLGATSEAMVLRRLSEETAHALNADRAAALLSGPEGLRTAAVSGAASVEVPRALVQAALERKELGRTDTALCSPLVASGGMPFGVLYVEREESPFTEGEGQLLASLGRLGGEAYTAVRSRGEAEAAEVPWVTPLGTSRAFRGVVEEARRAAGSAAPVVLYGEPGTGKALLAHFLHGKSPRALGPWVVVECRQSLEAVEVALFGRAGAPGQPPVTSAVLRADAGTLLLRHVEALPRPAAERLARMLARRAAPARQGGEEPVDVRIVATSGSPVSRLASRGEFDAALARGLAGFELEVPPLRERRGDVPVLLEHFALRGARQGGREAPVLGPEARRLLAEYPWPQNVRELELVAERLGRVYAAGHVGIPQLPPEVREGAVGQSPRTLQEQVARLERDAIAEALRESGWKKVRAAELLGISRPTLDRKMEEYGLTLERGTRG encoded by the coding sequence ATGCCGGCACTCCTGCTGCTCACGGGCCCGTCCGCGGGGCGCCGGTACGAGGTCGTCTCCCAGCTGACCCTCGGACGCAGTCCCTCCTGCGACATCCCGCTGGAAGACGACCAGGTGTCGCGGCGCCACGCGCAGCTGTTCCTGGACACCGTCGCGGGTCAGGTGCGGCTGCGCGACCTGGGCTCCACCAACGGCACGCTGCTCAACGGGCAGCGGCTGGCGCTCCAGGAAGAGGCGGTGCTGCGGCCGGGGGACCGGATGCGCGTGGGCGCCACCATCGCGGTGTACGAGCCGCCGCCGGTGTCCATCGTCGACGAGCCCTCCGGCGCGCCCGCCCAGGAGCCGGAGCACGTCCCCATCGAGGAGGTGCTGCCGCACGTGGGCGCGGCCGCGGCGATGTACTCGGCGGGCACGGCGCTGCTGGGCGCCACCAGCGAGGCGATGGTGCTGCGGCGGCTGTCCGAGGAGACGGCGCACGCGCTCAACGCGGACCGCGCGGCGGCGCTGCTGAGCGGGCCAGAGGGGCTTCGCACGGCGGCGGTGTCCGGCGCGGCGTCCGTGGAGGTGCCTCGCGCGCTGGTGCAGGCGGCGCTGGAGCGCAAGGAGCTGGGGCGGACGGACACGGCGCTGTGCTCGCCGCTGGTGGCTTCGGGCGGGATGCCCTTTGGCGTGCTGTACGTGGAGCGCGAGGAGTCGCCGTTCACCGAGGGGGAGGGCCAGCTGCTCGCGTCGCTGGGGCGGCTGGGCGGTGAGGCCTATACGGCGGTGCGCTCGCGCGGCGAGGCGGAAGCCGCGGAGGTGCCGTGGGTGACGCCGCTGGGGACCTCGCGGGCGTTCCGGGGCGTGGTGGAGGAGGCTCGGCGCGCGGCGGGCAGCGCGGCCCCGGTGGTCCTGTACGGCGAGCCGGGCACGGGCAAGGCGCTGCTGGCGCACTTCCTCCATGGCAAATCCCCGCGCGCGCTGGGGCCGTGGGTGGTGGTGGAGTGCCGGCAGTCCCTGGAAGCGGTGGAGGTGGCGCTCTTCGGCCGTGCGGGCGCTCCCGGGCAGCCGCCGGTGACGTCGGCGGTGCTGCGCGCGGACGCGGGCACGCTGCTGCTGCGCCACGTGGAGGCGCTTCCCCGGCCCGCGGCGGAGCGGCTGGCGCGGATGCTGGCCCGGCGCGCGGCCCCGGCCCGGCAGGGCGGCGAGGAGCCCGTGGACGTGCGCATCGTCGCCACCAGTGGCTCGCCGGTGTCGCGGCTCGCGTCCCGGGGAGAGTTCGACGCGGCGCTGGCCCGGGGCCTGGCGGGCTTCGAGCTGGAGGTGCCACCGCTCCGCGAGCGGCGCGGCGACGTGCCGGTGCTGCTGGAGCACTTCGCGCTGCGCGGTGCCCGGCAGGGTGGGCGGGAGGCGCCGGTGCTGGGACCGGAGGCCCGGCGCCTGCTGGCGGAGTACCCGTGGCCGCAGAACGTGCGCGAGCTGGAGCTGGTGGCGGAGCGGCTGGGGCGCGTGTACGCGGCGGGCCACGTGGGCATTCCGCAGCTGCCCCCGGAGGTGCGCGAGGGCGCGGTGGGGCAGTCGCCTCGCACGCTGCAGGAGCAGGTGGCCCGCCTGGAGCGCGACGCCATCGCCGAGGCGCTGCGCGAGTCCGGCTGGAAGAAGGTCCGCGCGGCGGAGCTCTTGGGCATCAGCCGGCCCACGCTCGACCGGAAGATGGAGGAGTACGGGCTGACGCTGGAGCGGGGGACTCGCGGCTGA
- a CDS encoding DUF2314 domain-containing protein has translation MKEVYVLATEKPEPPALDALRAAFATDEVEFVPHEGDWGFTVRADGSEVKVVLKPLSDGRPRVSQGLFSGSPEAFARVEKSQACYAFLLEPGGAQPTLPVFEALWTVRTLMEQAPGVLVDLTAFKLHEPEDVVEITELDFDIRDHVHLHAIELAEGDTPLWVHSHGMEKFGARDVEIFHLGEGDLLAAESFLHELCTDLAFAQGPALRAEVSTSEGQSFTMVPSEEARANLLGVPLDAFEGHEGLFLTVVSPLGRHNTAELLATYRERFAKEPAEQTQAMHEEAQALLPAFLARFQRKGLMEPLTFLVRAPFETHPEGEVVVENLWLEAVARDEGSVVGRLVDGAVHTTEWRKGAHVEVEEKQINALAIAREGRALNESELRSLLNAERPM, from the coding sequence GTGAAGGAGGTCTACGTCCTGGCCACCGAAAAGCCCGAGCCACCGGCCCTGGACGCGCTGCGCGCGGCGTTCGCGACGGACGAGGTGGAGTTCGTCCCACACGAGGGCGACTGGGGCTTCACCGTGCGGGCGGACGGTTCCGAGGTGAAAGTGGTGCTCAAGCCCCTGAGCGACGGCCGGCCGCGCGTCAGCCAGGGGCTGTTCAGCGGCAGCCCGGAGGCCTTCGCGCGCGTGGAGAAGTCCCAGGCCTGCTACGCGTTCCTCCTGGAGCCGGGAGGCGCGCAGCCCACGCTGCCCGTCTTCGAGGCGCTGTGGACCGTGCGCACGCTGATGGAGCAGGCGCCGGGCGTGCTCGTGGACCTGACGGCGTTCAAGCTGCACGAGCCCGAGGACGTCGTCGAAATCACGGAGCTGGACTTCGACATCCGCGACCACGTGCACCTGCACGCCATCGAGCTGGCGGAAGGGGACACGCCGCTGTGGGTGCACTCGCACGGCATGGAGAAGTTCGGCGCGCGCGACGTGGAGATCTTCCACCTGGGCGAGGGCGACCTGCTGGCCGCGGAGAGCTTCCTCCATGAGCTGTGCACGGACCTGGCGTTCGCGCAGGGACCGGCCCTGCGCGCGGAGGTGTCCACCAGCGAGGGCCAGAGCTTCACCATGGTGCCCTCCGAGGAGGCCCGTGCGAACCTGCTGGGCGTGCCGCTGGACGCCTTCGAGGGCCACGAGGGGCTGTTCCTCACGGTGGTGTCGCCGCTGGGCCGGCACAACACGGCGGAGCTGCTGGCGACGTACCGGGAGCGTTTCGCCAAGGAGCCGGCCGAGCAGACCCAGGCCATGCACGAGGAGGCGCAGGCCTTGCTGCCCGCGTTCCTGGCGCGCTTCCAGCGCAAGGGGCTGATGGAGCCCCTGACGTTCCTGGTGCGGGCCCCCTTCGAGACGCACCCGGAGGGCGAGGTGGTGGTGGAGAACCTGTGGCTGGAGGCGGTGGCCCGGGACGAGGGCTCCGTCGTGGGCCGGCTGGTGGATGGCGCGGTGCACACCACGGAGTGGCGCAAGGGGGCCCACGTGGAGGTGGAGGAGAAGCAGATCAACGCCCTGGCCATTGCCCGGGAGGGCCGTGCGCTCAACGAGTCCGAGCTGCGAAGCCTTTTGAACGCCGAACGCCCGATGTAG